In a single window of the Sander lucioperca isolate FBNREF2018 chromosome 19, SLUC_FBN_1.2, whole genome shotgun sequence genome:
- the LOC116041969 gene encoding NF-kappa-B inhibitor alpha-like — MDVHKVSNHNQMDYNFDSMEPKHGKMLPCQEDRFDSGLESLKEDELVNGFEDMNMNFNEEPAQEYEPWRAAVTEDGDTLLHLAIIHEAKEHAFQMIKLSHNHPFLNAQNHQRQTPLHLAVITEQPQLVERLLNAGSDPCMADDSGNTALHIACKKGSLACFGVITQNCKRHITSMVTFPNYSGHNCLHLASINGYISLVESLVRLGADINAQEQCSGRTSLHLAVDLQNPALVRRLLELGADVNCFNYGGFTPYHLTYGRQNEEIRRQLYERTAQELRELPDSESDESDMEDLESSEDELYDDIKFGK, encoded by the exons ATGGACGTCCACAAAGTGTCTAACCACAACCAAATGGATTATAACTTCGACAGCATGGAGCCCAAACATGGGAAAATGTTGCCTTGTCAAGAGGACCGTTTTGACAGCGGCCTGGAGTCCCTGAAGGAGGACGAGCTGGTGAACGGGTTTGAGGATATGAATATGAACTTTAACGAGGAGCCCGCACAGGAATACGAGCCGTGGAGAGCTGCGGTGACTGAGGATGGTGACAC GCTTCTCCACTTGGCCATCATTCATGAAGCCAAAGAACATGCCTTTCAGATGATCAAACTTTCTCACAATCACCCCTTCCTCAATGCACAGAACCACCAGAGACAG ACTCCCCTCCACCTCGCAGTGATCACAGAGCAGCCCCAGTTAGTGGAGAGGCTCTTGAATGCCGGCAGTGACCCGTGTATGGCCGACGACAGCGGGAACACGGCTCTCCACATTGCCTGCAAGAAGGGCTCCCTCGCCTGCTTCGGCGTCATCACCCAGAACTGCAAACGCCACATCACGTCCATGGTGACCTTCCCCAACTACAGTG GACATAACTGTCTCCACTTGGCGTCCATTAACGGCTACATTTCATTGGTTGAAAGCCTTGTTCGGCTGGGTGCAGACATCAACGCACAG GAACAGTGCAGTGGACGGACGTCGCTCCACCTGGCCGTCGATCTCCAGAACCCCGCGCTGGTCCGCCGCCTGCTCGAACTCGGCGCGGACGTTAACTGCTTCAACTACGGCGGCTTCACGCCATACCACCTCACGTACGGACGCCAGAACGAAGAGATCCGCCGGCAGCTGTACGAGAGGACGGCGCAGGAGCTGAGGGAGCTGCCCGACAGCGAATCAGATGAGAGCGACATGGAGGATCTGGAGTCATCGGAAGATGAG CTGTACGATGACATAAAGTTCGGAAAGTAA